From Syntrophobacterales bacterium, one genomic window encodes:
- the rfbA gene encoding glucose-1-phosphate thymidylyltransferase RfbA — protein MSGIQKGIVLAGGSGSRLYPLNMVASKQLQPVYDKPMIYYPLATLMIAGIRDILIVSTPQDTPRFEALLGDGSRWGLRIAYKVQPRPQGIAQAFIVGEEFIARGPVCLILGDNIFYGKMGLDAIIGGFTAGATVFGYYVNDPERYGVVEFDGTGKAVSIEEKPVAPKSSYAVPGLYLYDEQITGIAKALNPSARGELEITDVNMEYLRRGKLQVVPLGRGIAWLDTGTHASLLEASHFIGTLEARQGLKIACLEEIAFRKGFVDRAEMRKVIDDTPRSSYRDYLERIFGEKE, from the coding sequence ATGTCGGGTATTCAAAAGGGCATTGTCCTTGCGGGGGGTTCGGGGAGCAGGCTCTACCCGCTGAACATGGTGGCGAGCAAACAATTGCAGCCGGTATATGACAAGCCGATGATCTACTATCCACTGGCGACGCTGATGATCGCCGGCATCAGGGATATCCTGATTGTTTCGACGCCGCAGGACACCCCACGCTTCGAGGCCCTCCTCGGCGATGGCTCGCGCTGGGGGCTCAGGATTGCCTACAAGGTGCAGCCCCGGCCGCAGGGGATTGCCCAGGCCTTTATCGTCGGCGAGGAGTTCATCGCGCGGGGGCCCGTTTGTCTGATCCTGGGCGACAATATCTTCTACGGGAAGATGGGGCTCGATGCGATCATCGGGGGATTTACTGCTGGCGCCACGGTCTTTGGATATTATGTAAACGACCCGGAGCGCTACGGGGTTGTCGAGTTTGACGGAACGGGAAAGGCCGTGAGCATCGAAGAAAAGCCGGTTGCTCCCAAGTCCTCCTACGCGGTGCCAGGGCTTTACCTTTACGACGAACAGATAACCGGAATCGCCAAAGCGTTGAACCCCTCGGCGCGCGGGGAGCTGGAGATAACGGATGTCAACATGGAGTACCTGCGACGCGGAAAGCTGCAAGTTGTGCCCCTCGGCAGGGGCATCGCCTGGCTCGATACGGGCACCCACGCCAGCCTGCTGGAGGCGAGCCATTTCATCGGCACGCTGGAGGCCAGGCAGGGGCTGAAGATCGCCTGCCTCGAAGAGATCGCCTTTCGCAAGGGTTTCGTGGACAGGGCAGAGATGCGTAAAGTTATCGACGATACCCCGCGCTCAAGTTATCGCGACTATCTGGAAAGGATCTTCGGGGAGAAAGAGTAG
- the pyrF gene encoding orotidine-5'-phosphate decarboxylase, with amino-acid sequence MDKTEEKDSFLSEKDILPRERLIFAMDVSSVAEAKALVAELGDSVVFYKLGLQMFMAGGYFELSDWLRERGKKVFVDLKFFDVPQTVKSAVSQLTERDVQFVTVHGNDKIMEAAAAAKKNLKILAVTALTSLDAGDLKDLGFACNVEELVLSRARRALTVGCDGVISSGLEAAQIRWELGEKLLVVAPGIRPVANVDDQKRTVGVKEAFLNGADYIVVGRPIREAPERRAAAENIQQMIADIFK; translated from the coding sequence ATGGATAAAACGGAAGAAAAAGATTCATTTTTGTCTGAGAAAGATATCCTGCCGCGGGAGCGGCTGATCTTTGCGATGGATGTTTCCTCGGTTGCCGAGGCCAAGGCGCTGGTCGCCGAACTGGGCGATTCCGTCGTGTTTTATAAGCTGGGGCTCCAGATGTTCATGGCGGGCGGCTATTTTGAGCTCTCCGACTGGCTTCGCGAGCGGGGGAAAAAGGTCTTTGTGGATTTGAAGTTTTTTGACGTCCCGCAGACGGTCAAATCGGCGGTAAGCCAGCTTACGGAGCGCGACGTGCAGTTTGTAACGGTTCACGGCAACGACAAAATTATGGAAGCGGCGGCCGCCGCTAAAAAAAACCTGAAGATTCTGGCGGTGACAGCGCTGACCAGTCTCGATGCAGGCGATCTGAAGGACCTGGGGTTTGCGTGCAATGTTGAGGAACTGGTGCTTTCCCGGGCCAGACGCGCCCTGACTGTCGGCTGCGACGGCGTGATCTCCTCCGGTCTTGAGGCGGCGCAAATCCGGTGGGAACTCGGCGAAAAACTGCTGGTAGTAGCGCCGGGAATCAGACCGGTCGCGAATGTTGATGACCAGAAAAGGACGGTCGGGGTAAAAGAGGCATTTCTCAATGGCGCCGATTACATTGTGGTCGGGCGGCCGATCCGGGAGGCGCCGGAGCGCCGCGCCGCCGCCGAAAATATCCAGCAGATGATTGCCGATATTTTTAAATAA
- a CDS encoding response regulator → MGRKRILIVDDDALILQGLAKVIKKDATEAGAEVATAETGEGALAEINSSPCHLCFLDIFLPDTDGTEVLKKIRAVSPTTKVVMMSAGIISDDMRENIEKNAYMFVPKPFDLMQIRMLVKRIIEEQ, encoded by the coding sequence ATGGGCAGGAAACGAATTCTTATCGTCGATGACGATGCCTTGATCCTCCAGGGATTGGCAAAGGTCATCAAGAAAGATGCGACGGAGGCGGGCGCCGAGGTAGCCACGGCGGAAACGGGTGAGGGCGCCCTTGCGGAAATTAACTCTTCGCCCTGCCATCTGTGTTTCCTCGACATTTTCCTGCCGGACACTGACGGCACGGAAGTGTTGAAAAAAATCAGGGCTGTCTCCCCCACGACGAAGGTGGTCATGATGAGCGCGGGGATCATCAGCGACGACATGAGGGAAAACATTGAGAAGAATGCCTACATGTTCGTTCCCAAACCCTTCGACCTCATGCAGATAAGAATGCTTGTGAAACGAATCATCGAAGAACAGTAG
- a CDS encoding HAMP domain-containing protein has product MKKKIILGLSILALMFLFGGLYIFRTTEAISYDLHRITRMYQTMVLRNNLLLSIKKNQEKIILRGKCLVPENLSGAAGMVEIVERCVLCHASTHTPTYGKMIALKEEILTYNAATLNVFAADPLSPLAGQRADAALTLGDKLIGTTENMIKVTSINLEKQERNVLRRINQRKFTLFVLLTIGPFFAVGLAFFLIRGLTRPVNSLLDATRRLKGGDLEHRIEGLKDEFGEVAESFNEMASSLKKQMLVMQRTEQLRVCGEMSAGLAHEIRNPLAGMKVTIEVLLSELTLEPQDREALEKVVEQIRHIELLMKNLLNYARPAAAQPTSVAVNKLLEQQVYFIMKHPSFVSGNPRKQIIKEFAESLPEIMGDPQQLQQVFLNLLLNAADAVPEGGTIRITTGQDTQKKTVSIGISNTGKGIPAELMARIFLPFFTTKGKGSGTGLGLAVSKRIVEEHGGVIEVHNNVPDGVTFTVALPVGKQVERSV; this is encoded by the coding sequence ATGAAAAAAAAGATTATTTTGGGTCTTTCCATCCTTGCCCTGATGTTTTTATTCGGCGGGCTCTACATCTTCAGGACCACGGAAGCGATCAGCTACGATCTGCATCGCATTACCCGGATGTACCAAACGATGGTTCTTAGGAATAACCTCCTTTTGAGCATCAAGAAAAACCAGGAAAAGATCATTCTCCGGGGCAAATGCTTGGTGCCGGAGAATTTGTCGGGTGCGGCCGGCATGGTGGAAATTGTCGAGAGGTGCGTCCTCTGTCATGCCTCTACTCACACACCCACCTACGGGAAGATGATCGCTTTGAAAGAGGAAATTCTAACCTACAATGCCGCGACGCTTAATGTTTTTGCCGCCGATCCCCTCTCGCCGCTCGCAGGACAGCGGGCGGATGCGGCGCTGACCTTGGGGGATAAACTAATAGGGACAACCGAGAACATGATCAAGGTCACCAGCATCAATCTGGAGAAGCAGGAGCGGAATGTTCTTCGGAGGATAAACCAGCGAAAGTTCACCCTGTTCGTGCTGCTTACTATAGGCCCGTTTTTTGCCGTGGGGTTGGCCTTTTTCCTGATCCGCGGGCTGACCAGACCCGTCAACAGCCTGCTGGACGCCACTCGCAGGCTCAAGGGCGGAGATTTGGAACATCGAATTGAAGGACTGAAGGATGAATTTGGGGAAGTGGCCGAATCGTTTAACGAAATGGCGTCATCCCTGAAAAAGCAGATGCTTGTCATGCAGCGGACGGAGCAATTGCGGGTCTGCGGGGAGATGTCGGCGGGGCTTGCCCATGAAATCCGGAACCCTCTTGCCGGGATGAAGGTGACGATCGAGGTGTTGTTGTCGGAACTGACGCTGGAGCCGCAGGACCGCGAGGCGCTCGAAAAGGTGGTCGAGCAGATACGACATATCGAGCTGCTGATGAAGAATCTTCTCAATTATGCCCGGCCGGCGGCAGCCCAGCCGACCAGCGTCGCTGTCAATAAACTCCTCGAGCAGCAGGTATATTTCATTATGAAGCACCCGTCGTTCGTCTCCGGCAATCCGCGCAAGCAGATAATCAAGGAATTTGCTGAGTCCCTGCCGGAAATTATGGGCGATCCCCAGCAACTGCAGCAGGTTTTTCTCAATCTTTTGCTGAACGCTGCCGACGCCGTCCCGGAGGGAGGAACCATAAGGATAACAACAGGGCAGGACACGCAGAAAAAGACCGTTTCCATCGGGATCAGCAATACGGGAAAAGGCATTCCTGCCGAATTGATGGCGAGGATATTCCTGCCCTTCTTCACAACCAAGGGGAAGGGCTCCGGGACTGGTCTGGGATTGGCCGTTTCCAAACGGATTGTCGAAGAACATGGCGGCGTAATTGAGGTTCACAATAATGTTCCTGATGGGGTTACGTTCACAGTTGCCTTGCCCGTCGGAAAGCAAGTAGAGAGATCAGTATGA
- a CDS encoding cupin domain-containing protein codes for MIKVINLFDEIPSERTKEAFQDILRAENLRIERIISHGEASPEGFWYNQQENEWVLLLAGTAELSFADGQKIALAPGDCLLIPGHVRHRVERTDPGQDTIWLAIHFGGEQAGLSLFEGGQFKTGK; via the coding sequence ATGATTAAAGTCATTAATCTTTTTGACGAAATTCCCTCGGAGCGAACAAAGGAGGCATTTCAGGACATTCTGCGGGCGGAAAACTTGCGGATCGAGCGGATTATCTCCCATGGCGAAGCATCGCCGGAGGGTTTCTGGTACAATCAGCAGGAAAATGAGTGGGTTCTGCTGCTTGCGGGAACGGCGGAACTTTCTTTTGCCGACGGCCAAAAGATCGCGCTTGCTCCGGGTGATTGTCTCCTCATCCCCGGGCACGTGCGCCACCGCGTGGAAAGGACCGATCCCGGGCAGGATACGATCTGGCTGGCTATCCATTTTGGCGGGGAACAGGCGGGGCTTAGTCTATTTGAGGGTGGACAATTCAAGACTGGAAAGTGA
- a CDS encoding peptide chain release factor 3, with amino-acid sequence MGIEETAAETAATFNEERRRRQEIEQRRTFGIISHPDAGKTTLTEKLLLFGGAIQLAGAVKARKAGRHATSDWMTIEKERGISVTTSVMKFHYRNFEINLLDTPGHQDFSEDTYRVLTAVDSALMVIDSGKGVEPQTEKLMEVCRMRNTPIITFINKLDRDGLAPMDILSDIEDKLQIECVPLSWPIGMGKDFKGVYNIYRRSLHLFTPGKDSRKEAGITITDLDDPRLDELLGSSAGRLREDIELIAGASSPFSMEEYLKGSQTPVFFGSAINNFGVRELLDAFVEMAPAPGPRQTTTRLVSPLEETFSGFVFKIQANMDLAHRDRIAFFRICSGKFTRGMKVMHHRIGREIVLANATIFMAQDRTNVEEAWPGDIIGIHNHGTIQTGDTFTEGEVMQFTGIPNFAPEHFRRVLVRNSLKIKQLQKGLTQLSEEGAVQVFKPLAGNDYILGAVGVLQFDVTMARLKTEYGVDASYETIDYTTARWVTCDDKKMLADFEKKNQNNLTLDADGHLTYLTTSEWRLGFVKEDWPGITFNKTREHN; translated from the coding sequence ATGGGAATTGAAGAAACCGCCGCCGAGACTGCTGCGACATTCAATGAAGAGCGCCGGCGGCGGCAGGAGATCGAGCAGCGCCGCACCTTCGGGATCATCAGCCATCCCGACGCCGGGAAAACAACGCTGACCGAAAAACTGCTCCTCTTCGGCGGGGCGATCCAGTTGGCCGGGGCGGTGAAGGCCAGAAAGGCCGGACGTCACGCGACGAGCGACTGGATGACGATCGAAAAGGAGCGGGGAATCTCGGTTACAACCTCCGTGATGAAGTTTCACTACCGGAATTTTGAGATCAATCTCCTTGACACCCCCGGCCATCAGGATTTCTCCGAGGACACCTACCGCGTGCTTACCGCCGTGGATAGCGCGCTGATGGTCATCGATAGCGGCAAGGGGGTCGAGCCGCAGACGGAAAAGCTGATGGAGGTCTGCCGGATGCGCAACACGCCGATCATTACCTTCATCAACAAGCTCGACCGCGATGGACTGGCGCCAATGGATATCCTCTCCGACATCGAGGACAAACTCCAGATCGAGTGCGTCCCTCTTTCCTGGCCGATCGGGATGGGCAAGGACTTCAAGGGGGTTTACAACATCTACCGGCGCTCCCTCCACCTGTTTACCCCGGGGAAGGACAGCCGCAAGGAGGCGGGAATCACGATTACCGATCTGGACGATCCCCGGCTGGACGAACTGCTGGGGAGCTCAGCCGGGCGGCTCCGGGAGGATATCGAACTGATCGCCGGGGCTTCCAGCCCGTTTTCGATGGAGGAATACCTCAAGGGGAGCCAGACCCCGGTATTTTTCGGCAGCGCGATCAACAACTTCGGCGTGCGGGAGCTGCTTGACGCCTTTGTCGAAATGGCGCCGGCGCCCGGCCCCCGCCAGACGACAACCCGGCTTGTTTCACCCCTCGAGGAGACCTTTTCCGGCTTTGTCTTCAAGATTCAGGCGAATATGGATCTCGCCCACCGCGACCGGATCGCCTTTTTCCGCATCTGTTCGGGAAAGTTCACCCGCGGGATGAAGGTGATGCACCACCGGATCGGCCGCGAAATCGTCCTTGCCAACGCGACGATCTTCATGGCGCAGGATCGCACCAACGTCGAAGAGGCCTGGCCGGGGGACATCATCGGCATCCATAACCACGGCACGATTCAGACCGGCGACACCTTTACCGAAGGCGAAGTTATGCAGTTTACCGGCATCCCCAACTTTGCCCCGGAACATTTTCGGCGGGTGCTCGTCAGAAACTCGTTGAAGATCAAGCAGCTCCAGAAGGGGCTGACCCAGCTTTCCGAGGAGGGCGCCGTGCAGGTCTTCAAGCCGCTCGCGGGCAATGACTACATCCTCGGGGCAGTCGGCGTCCTCCAGTTCGACGTGACGATGGCCCGCCTCAAGACGGAATACGGGGTTGACGCCTCCTACGAAACGATCGACTACACAACGGCCCGCTGGGTGACCTGCGACGACAAAAAAATGCTTGCGGATTTTGAAAAGAAGAACCAGAACAACCTCACCCTCGACGCCGACGGCCACCTCACCTATCTGACCACGAGCGAATGGCGCCTCGGTTTTGTCAAGGAGGACTGGCCCGGAATAACATTCAATAAAACCCGCGAGCACAACTGA
- a CDS encoding MOSC domain-containing protein, which produces MAKVLAVNISSEKGVRKHPVPSCELLIDHGIIGDAHAGKWHRQVSLLARESIDKLQAKLTKMQLQPGDFAENITTVGIAVMNLPIGTRLRVGSEVELEVTQIGKECHMECEIRRLVGDCVMPREGIFAIVIREGTIKPEDEIEVIG; this is translated from the coding sequence ATGGCAAAGGTCTTGGCGGTAAATATCAGTTCGGAAAAAGGCGTCCGCAAACATCCCGTCCCCTCCTGTGAACTGCTTATCGATCACGGCATCATAGGCGACGCGCATGCCGGCAAATGGCATCGGCAGGTAAGCCTGCTTGCCCGGGAAAGCATCGATAAGCTCCAGGCAAAGCTGACTAAGATGCAGCTCCAACCAGGCGATTTCGCAGAAAATATCACAACCGTGGGGATTGCGGTTATGAATCTCCCCATCGGGACGAGACTCCGGGTGGGAAGCGAAGTGGAGCTTGAGGTAACGCAAATTGGCAAGGAATGCCACATGGAGTGCGAGATCCGCAGGCTTGTCGGGGACTGCGTGATGCCGCGCGAGGGCATCTTCGCCATAGTTATTCGGGAAGGGACGATAAAGCCCGAAGATGAGATAGAAGTCATCGGCTAA
- a CDS encoding sigma-54 dependent transcriptional regulator → MKNHGRIYLVDDDELILAMLARTLKREGYEVRTNAGDAKLVESIVEWSPDVVLLDVNLPGQNGVEALQVLKGEAVAMEVIMLTADDSAETAVRAMKIGAWDYLTKPFNVDEVKIVIRNAMENVKLKKEVEYLRKISSSFFENDFWGFSKAKKELKAKVERIAEAHVSSILITGESGVGKEVIARNIHGMMHGQAISSASPFIPVNCSALPDTLLESELFGYEKGAFTDAKKSKKGLFEEADGGTLLLDELGEMKLSLQSKLLRALEERVVRRIGGREERPFDVTVVATTNRDLSGAVEKGEFRMDLFYRLNAFALNVPPLRDPDRRADILVLANNFLASFAKEYKKGVEGFSPEAEKLMLAYGWPGNVRELKNVVRGIVVFHNMKLIMPEHLPVEIIGWAYPETSQREEKFLLPAAGISLDEVEKDLIVQALEMTAHNKAKAARLLNISYDSFRYQLKKFGLDWGSEKEAHPRYIPREL, encoded by the coding sequence ATGAAGAACCATGGACGTATTTATCTCGTTGATGATGACGAGCTGATTCTGGCAATGCTTGCCCGAACCCTGAAACGTGAGGGCTACGAGGTGCGCACCAATGCCGGTGATGCAAAACTCGTCGAAAGCATCGTCGAGTGGTCGCCGGATGTCGTTCTGCTCGATGTCAACCTGCCGGGGCAAAACGGCGTGGAGGCGCTTCAGGTTCTGAAAGGTGAAGCGGTTGCGATGGAAGTCATTATGCTGACTGCCGACGATTCGGCGGAGACCGCGGTGAGGGCCATGAAGATCGGCGCCTGGGATTACCTTACCAAACCGTTCAACGTCGATGAGGTCAAGATCGTCATCCGGAATGCAATGGAAAACGTCAAGCTCAAAAAAGAGGTCGAATATCTCAGAAAAATCAGTTCATCATTTTTTGAGAACGATTTTTGGGGTTTTTCCAAGGCAAAAAAAGAGTTGAAGGCGAAGGTGGAAAGGATAGCCGAGGCGCATGTCTCCAGCATCCTGATAACCGGGGAAAGCGGCGTCGGCAAGGAGGTCATAGCGCGCAATATCCACGGAATGATGCACGGACAGGCTATCAGCTCCGCCAGCCCCTTTATTCCAGTCAATTGCAGCGCCCTGCCGGATACCCTCCTGGAGAGCGAGCTTTTCGGCTACGAGAAGGGCGCCTTTACCGACGCCAAAAAAAGCAAGAAGGGGCTTTTTGAAGAGGCCGACGGGGGCACACTGCTGCTGGATGAACTGGGCGAGATGAAGTTGAGCCTGCAGAGCAAGCTCCTGCGCGCCCTGGAGGAGAGAGTGGTAAGAAGAATCGGCGGGCGGGAAGAGAGACCCTTCGACGTGACCGTCGTCGCCACGACCAACAGGGATTTGTCCGGAGCGGTGGAAAAGGGCGAGTTCCGGATGGATCTCTTCTACCGTCTCAACGCCTTTGCCTTGAACGTGCCTCCCCTGCGGGATCCGGACAGACGGGCGGATATCCTTGTTTTGGCCAACAATTTTCTTGCCTCCTTCGCGAAGGAGTACAAAAAGGGCGTTGAGGGGTTTTCTCCCGAGGCCGAGAAATTGATGCTGGCGTATGGGTGGCCGGGAAATGTCAGGGAACTCAAAAACGTCGTGCGGGGAATAGTGGTGTTTCATAACATGAAGCTCATCATGCCTGAACACCTGCCCGTGGAAATCATCGGTTGGGCATATCCCGAGACAAGCCAACGGGAAGAGAAATTCCTTTTGCCGGCGGCGGGGATCTCCCTTGATGAGGTGGAAAAAGACCTGATTGTGCAAGCGCTTGAAATGACGGCGCACAACAAGGCGAAGGCCGCCAGGCTTTTGAATATCAGTTACGATTCGTTTAGATATCAACTCAAGAAATTCGGCTTGGACTGGGGCAGTGAAAAAGAGGCGCACCCCCGGTACATCCCCCGCGAGTTATAA